The following are encoded together in the Adhaeribacter arboris genome:
- a CDS encoding acyl-ACP desaturase produces MIATLASKVEVLKYLESFVSESITKFLKTVEDSWQPSDFLPDASLESFFEEVKNLQERAKELSYDLLAVLIGDTITEEALPTYESWLFAISDINTAEDSPWTKWNRAWTAEENRHGDLLNRYLYLSGRVNMREMEASTQYLIADGFDLQTGHDPYRAFVYTSYQETATNISHRRVAQLAKKDGDLLLAKICGNIASDEARHAKVYKSFVSQVFEVDANNMMLAFEDMMRKKIVMPAHYMRELGVEMGKTFGHFTDAAQRIGVYTARDYTDILEELIEDWKIASLTGLNEAGEKARDYVMALPDRLKRVADRMKVPQLEYKFRWIR; encoded by the coding sequence ATGATTGCAACTTTAGCTTCCAAAGTAGAAGTATTAAAATACCTGGAGTCGTTCGTTTCGGAGAGTATCACTAAATTTTTAAAAACGGTAGAAGATTCGTGGCAACCCTCTGACTTTTTGCCGGATGCCAGCCTGGAGTCTTTCTTTGAAGAAGTCAAAAACTTACAAGAAAGAGCCAAAGAATTATCCTACGATTTATTAGCCGTATTAATTGGGGATACTATTACCGAAGAAGCCCTCCCCACTTACGAAAGCTGGCTTTTTGCCATTAGTGATATTAATACCGCCGAAGATAGCCCCTGGACCAAATGGAACCGGGCCTGGACCGCCGAAGAAAACCGCCACGGCGATTTATTAAACCGGTACCTGTATTTAAGCGGCCGTGTAAATATGCGCGAGATGGAAGCCTCTACCCAGTACTTAATTGCGGATGGTTTTGATTTACAAACCGGCCACGACCCGTATCGGGCTTTTGTGTACACCAGTTACCAGGAAACAGCCACCAATATCTCGCACCGCCGGGTGGCACAATTAGCCAAGAAAGACGGCGATTTGCTGCTGGCTAAAATCTGCGGTAACATTGCTTCCGACGAAGCGCGTCACGCGAAAGTTTATAAATCGTTTGTCAGCCAGGTTTTTGAAGTTGATGCGAATAACATGATGCTGGCCTTCGAAGATATGATGCGAAAAAAAATTGTGATGCCCGCGCATTACATGCGTGAATTAGGAGTTGAAATGGGTAAAACTTTTGGTCATTTTACCGATGCTGCCCAACGGATTGGCGTATATACCGCTCGCGACTACACCGATATTTTAGAGGAATTAATTGAGGACTGGAAAATTGCCAGTTTAACCGGTTTAAACGAGGCCGGCGAAAAAGCCCGTGATTACGTAATGGCTTTACCCGACCGTTTAAAAAGAGTAGCTGATCGCATGAAAGTGCCGCAATTAGAGTACAAATTCCGCTGGATTCGTTAA
- a CDS encoding beta-L-arabinofuranosidase domain-containing protein yields the protein MNKFVLLIFLLIWASNHHSSVAQTPGSDKKSLYVNCKAPLRPNPYLELPLGAIKPKGWLKEMLVRQKNGATGHLDKLYPLVMNQRNGWLGGEGDQWERGPYWIDGLLPLAYILDDKELISKTKPWVEWTLNSQDADGYFGPKKDYGPEPGLQRDNSRDWWPKMVMLKILKQYYSATGDKRVITVMTNYFKYQLKQLPKNPLDHWTFWARYRGGDNLMVVYWLYNITGDSFLLDLANLIHRQTFDYTGEFLKGEMLATPGSIHCVNLAQGIKEPLIYYQQHPEQKYLAATNKAFADIRKFNGQAQGLYGGDEALHGNNPTQGSELCSAVEMMFSLESMLGITGQVSFADHLEKIAFNALPTQSTDDYMGRQYFQQANQVMLTRHIRNFDQNHGGTDVCYGLLTGYPCCTSNMHQGWPKFTQNLWYATPDHGIAALLFSPSEVKAKVANGAEVKFTEETNYPFNETINFTLTTDKNTKSVTFPFHLRIPAWCQKATITINGKTWQEVTGNQITVINRTWKSGDAVQLQLPMHLFKTTWYENSVAVERGPITYALKMGEEWKTIKNEKDPIAFGQEYKEVRPTTPWNYGLLQVPDNQLEASMQVVKREQVSTYPWSISNAPVEIKVKAKRIPSWQLYNDMAGPLPYSLTSNLETGNEEEITLIPYGCTTLRISQFPEIRK from the coding sequence ATGAACAAGTTCGTACTTTTAATTTTTCTTCTGATTTGGGCTAGTAATCATCATTCATCTGTTGCTCAAACTCCCGGCTCAGATAAGAAAAGCCTTTATGTAAATTGCAAAGCGCCTCTGCGACCAAACCCATACCTGGAACTACCATTAGGCGCCATCAAACCGAAGGGCTGGTTAAAAGAAATGCTCGTACGGCAGAAAAATGGGGCAACGGGCCACTTAGATAAATTGTATCCCTTGGTGATGAACCAGCGGAACGGTTGGTTAGGCGGGGAGGGTGACCAGTGGGAGCGGGGACCTTATTGGATAGACGGTTTGTTACCCTTGGCTTATATTCTGGACGACAAAGAATTAATCTCTAAAACTAAACCTTGGGTGGAATGGACTTTAAACAGCCAGGATGCCGATGGTTATTTTGGCCCTAAAAAAGATTACGGTCCGGAGCCGGGTTTGCAACGGGATAACAGCCGGGATTGGTGGCCGAAGATGGTAATGCTCAAAATATTAAAGCAGTACTATTCCGCCACCGGCGACAAACGGGTAATTACCGTAATGACCAATTATTTTAAATACCAGTTAAAACAATTACCGAAGAACCCGCTCGACCATTGGACTTTTTGGGCGCGTTACCGCGGCGGCGATAATCTAATGGTAGTGTATTGGTTGTACAATATTACCGGCGATTCTTTCTTGCTCGACCTAGCGAATCTTATTCACCGGCAAACCTTTGATTATACCGGCGAATTTTTGAAAGGCGAAATGCTGGCTACCCCAGGAAGTATTCATTGCGTAAATTTGGCTCAGGGCATAAAAGAACCTCTCATCTATTACCAGCAACACCCCGAGCAAAAATACCTGGCTGCGACCAATAAGGCCTTTGCCGACATCCGGAAATTTAACGGCCAGGCGCAAGGTTTATACGGCGGCGACGAAGCCCTGCACGGCAACAATCCTACCCAAGGTTCGGAGCTATGCAGTGCCGTGGAAATGATGTTTTCCCTGGAAAGTATGTTGGGCATTACCGGTCAGGTAAGTTTTGCCGATCACCTGGAAAAAATTGCTTTTAATGCTTTACCTACCCAATCCACGGATGATTACATGGGCCGCCAGTATTTCCAGCAAGCTAACCAGGTAATGCTCACCCGCCATATTCGTAATTTTGACCAAAATCACGGCGGCACCGATGTTTGTTACGGCTTGCTGACTGGATACCCGTGCTGTACCTCCAACATGCACCAGGGCTGGCCAAAGTTCACCCAAAATTTGTGGTACGCTACCCCCGACCATGGAATAGCGGCACTGCTATTCTCTCCGAGTGAAGTAAAAGCAAAGGTGGCTAATGGTGCGGAAGTAAAGTTCACCGAAGAAACGAATTATCCATTTAACGAAACCATAAATTTTACCTTAACCACCGATAAAAATACAAAATCGGTAACTTTCCCTTTCCATTTGCGCATTCCTGCGTGGTGCCAAAAAGCCACTATAACCATAAACGGTAAAACCTGGCAAGAAGTAACCGGTAACCAAATTACCGTAATTAATCGGACCTGGAAATCTGGGGATGCGGTGCAATTGCAATTGCCCATGCATCTTTTTAAAACCACCTGGTACGAAAATTCGGTAGCCGTAGAACGGGGCCCCATTACCTACGCGCTAAAAATGGGCGAAGAATGGAAAACCATAAAAAATGAAAAAGATCCGATTGCGTTTGGGCAGGAGTATAAGGAAGTTCGCCCCACTACCCCCTGGAATTACGGTTTGTTGCAAGTGCCGGATAACCAATTAGAAGCAAGCATGCAGGTAGTAAAACGCGAACAAGTTTCTACTTATCCCTGGAGTATAAGCAATGCTCCCGTCGAAATAAAAGTAAAAGCAAAACGCATTCCTTCGTGGCAGTTATACAACGATATGGCCGGGCCTTTACCGTACAGCCTTACTTCTAACCTGGAAACCGGAAATGAAGAAGAAATAACGCTTATTCCGTACGGATGTACTACTTTACGCATTTCTCAGTTTCCCGAAATCAGAAAATAG
- a CDS encoding GNAT family N-acetyltransferase: MIQIERYQSSLKSVWDNFNEQALNGTFFFNRNFIEYHGERFTDHSLLFYLNDQLVALLPLHEKDGVVASHLGLSFGGILVSRKVDTLLMLRLFEKLVDYLKIQHFHSFVYKPQPYIYLPQPAQEDLFALYQFGAQLTQRANISVLDVTGPSHYSKLRQRCLKEAQKNQITVAISDKVKEFMQLVENIYLTAGIDSPTHTVSEIQLLTKLFPEHITLWAAHLGEELVGGLILFDHRQVVNLQYIATSLKGRQLHALDLLVHSVIQQYKNQKKYLSFGTSHDERKPYGLSHNLLRNKISYGTRTVVQDTYQLTL; encoded by the coding sequence ATGATACAAATAGAACGTTACCAGAGTAGTTTAAAATCAGTTTGGGATAATTTTAACGAACAGGCTTTAAACGGAACCTTCTTTTTTAACCGTAATTTTATTGAATATCACGGCGAACGTTTTACAGATCATTCCCTGCTATTTTACTTGAACGATCAATTAGTGGCTTTACTACCTTTGCACGAAAAGGATGGAGTAGTTGCCTCCCATCTGGGCTTAAGTTTTGGTGGCATCCTGGTTTCCAGAAAAGTAGACACTTTGCTCATGCTGCGACTTTTTGAAAAATTAGTCGATTATTTAAAAATCCAGCACTTTCATAGCTTCGTTTACAAACCACAACCGTATATTTATTTACCCCAACCTGCTCAGGAAGATTTATTTGCTTTGTATCAATTCGGGGCTCAACTTACCCAACGGGCAAATATTTCGGTGCTTGATGTAACGGGCCCATCTCATTATTCTAAGTTGCGGCAGCGCTGTTTAAAAGAAGCCCAAAAAAATCAAATTACCGTAGCTATTTCGGATAAGGTGAAAGAATTTATGCAATTAGTAGAAAATATTTACCTTACGGCTGGTATCGATTCTCCCACGCACACGGTTTCTGAAATACAATTACTTACAAAACTTTTTCCGGAACACATTACCTTATGGGCCGCCCATTTAGGGGAAGAATTAGTGGGGGGACTTATTTTATTTGACCATCGGCAAGTAGTAAATCTGCAATACATCGCTACCTCCTTGAAAGGCCGGCAATTACACGCGCTGGATTTGCTGGTTCACTCCGTAATTCAACAGTATAAAAACCAAAAGAAATACCTAAGTTTCGGAACGTCACACGACGAAAGAAAACCTTATGGCTTAAGCCACAACTTACTCCGGAATAAAATAAGCTACGGAACGCGAACCGTGGTGCAGGACACGTACCAATTAACTTTGTAA
- a CDS encoding phytanoyl-CoA dioxygenase family protein has translation MKYQINNKDFQIEVKGERAFGKDAVLFLQDDNLIAQTSWQKEGFTLFPFLNPTDFDFLNAGLKQYLRELIRTFGVNIPSTFNMEKYHEAVADNQELHIAIINEAKQVDYKDFPVPILTIIERIEEEVKMPLTVLNPNTQEYHFSYRIVRPRKSDFNALHRDAWHPELKNCLNLYLPVAGSNELTSLCLIPGSHYWSENTVERTLSGAIMNGSQYTVPGLTATSNELKLIRPNPVKNQALLFTPYLIHGGAANLSEDTTRISVEIRFWRRVS, from the coding sequence ATGAAATATCAGATTAATAATAAAGATTTTCAGATAGAGGTAAAAGGAGAACGCGCCTTCGGTAAAGATGCCGTTCTGTTTTTACAAGATGATAACTTAATTGCTCAAACTTCCTGGCAAAAAGAAGGTTTTACTTTATTTCCCTTTTTGAACCCAACTGATTTTGACTTTTTGAATGCGGGTCTTAAACAGTATTTGCGGGAGTTAATCCGTACGTTCGGCGTAAATATACCTTCTACCTTTAACATGGAGAAATACCATGAGGCCGTAGCTGATAATCAGGAATTGCATATTGCTATTATAAACGAAGCCAAACAAGTTGACTATAAAGATTTTCCTGTACCCATTCTAACCATAATAGAACGGATAGAAGAGGAAGTAAAAATGCCACTAACGGTTTTAAACCCGAATACCCAGGAATATCATTTTAGTTACCGGATAGTGCGGCCAAGAAAATCCGATTTTAATGCCTTGCACCGCGATGCCTGGCATCCGGAACTGAAAAATTGTTTGAATTTGTATTTGCCCGTGGCCGGCAGCAACGAATTAACTTCTTTATGTTTGATTCCGGGCAGCCATTATTGGTCCGAAAATACCGTAGAGCGCACTTTAAGTGGCGCGATTATGAATGGCAGCCAATATACGGTGCCGGGGCTTACTGCCACCAGCAATGAATTAAAATTAATCCGGCCCAACCCGGTTAAAAACCAGGCTTTACTCTTCACGCCTTATTTAATTCACGGGGGAGCGGCTAATTTATCCGAAGATACTACCCGAATATCGGTAGAAATTCGTTTTTGGCGACGCGTTTCTTAA
- a CDS encoding glycosyltransferase family 2 protein: MTYPVVSVICLCYNHEQFLEEALNSVVAQTYPNLEIIIADDASTDKSVSFILEYCRRFPQIKFIQISQNVGNCTAFNRAQAHATGEYLIDFATDDVMLANRVADQVKCFESLGPDYGVIFSDAELMDEDSRPIRNFYRRNAAGQVISLVASGDVYAAALERYFICTPTLMFRKVVFDRLQGYDETLAYEDFDFIVRAAREYKFFFQDKILTKRRLHPHSLSSGWYKIGDKQLLSTIKVCYKALQLNRNEREKMALIRRVEWEMKQAFFTRNYTEAEALFAILDKIKAVSLKSRLLYLLVHYRVNLSFIHRLYYRLVHGKV, translated from the coding sequence ATGACGTATCCGGTAGTATCCGTAATTTGTCTTTGTTATAACCACGAGCAATTTTTAGAAGAAGCTTTAAACTCGGTAGTGGCCCAAACTTACCCGAACCTGGAAATTATTATTGCCGATGATGCCAGTACGGATAAAAGCGTATCGTTTATTTTAGAGTATTGCCGCCGATTCCCGCAAATTAAATTTATTCAGATAAGCCAGAATGTAGGTAATTGCACGGCTTTTAACCGCGCGCAAGCGCACGCTACCGGCGAGTACCTGATTGATTTTGCCACCGATGATGTAATGTTGGCCAACCGGGTAGCCGACCAGGTAAAATGCTTCGAAAGTTTGGGTCCGGATTACGGCGTCATTTTTAGCGATGCCGAATTAATGGACGAAGATTCCAGGCCCATCCGTAACTTTTACCGCCGGAATGCGGCTGGTCAGGTAATTTCTTTGGTGGCCAGCGGCGATGTGTATGCCGCTGCATTGGAGCGGTATTTTATTTGTACGCCCACCCTGATGTTCCGTAAAGTGGTTTTTGATCGCCTGCAAGGTTACGACGAAACGCTGGCTTACGAAGATTTTGACTTTATTGTACGCGCTGCCCGGGAATACAAATTCTTTTTTCAGGATAAAATACTTACCAAACGCCGTTTACATCCGCATTCCCTTTCCTCGGGTTGGTACAAAATAGGAGATAAGCAATTATTATCTACCATTAAAGTTTGTTACAAGGCCTTACAACTAAACCGCAACGAACGGGAAAAGATGGCGCTCATTCGGCGGGTAGAATGGGAAATGAAGCAGGCGTTTTTTACCCGGAATTATACAGAAGCCGAAGCTCTATTTGCTATCTTAGATAAAATAAAAGCAGTTTCCCTTAAGAGTCGTCTTTTGTATCTACTGGTGCATTACCGGGTAAATTTGTCGTTTATTCACCGGCTTTATTACCGCTTGGTGCACGGCAAAGTTTAA
- a CDS encoding MATE family efflux transporter produces the protein MFSFFKNSVFGVISVASRLASSFFLNKMVALYFGPAGIVQLAHFQNLVTFFTLVPNDGISRGLIKYLAGNDTQSLTFRTYFRSGFYLTLTVFFAITLLLVSARSFFLPYFPSGATWLILFLIGVFLLVLQSFLNAVLLARQKNGWLLVVNTLAALGVLGYVALATGKIPLPYFLNGYLLLLGCIGLITVPFSLKGLPKIPLFQPRISKAAWQQLSKFILMAGTVMLFSKGLEYYIRDYSIQHFTIQQTGLWQGVVRISDSYTAVYTAVLAFAFYPKVAALLQQEPELKLFVRQALKLLAPVVAAGLCLVYFTRDYLFTWLLSAQFKAAEAFLPFQLTGDFCKLISWLLANILVAQAKFKITLLFEAISAFFYLGFFYFFTHLYGIQGNPMAHCAHYLIFLLLNLVYFRKLLLA, from the coding sequence ATGTTTTCATTTTTTAAAAATTCTGTTTTTGGCGTAATATCGGTAGCATCGCGGCTGGCAAGCAGTTTCTTTTTAAATAAAATGGTGGCTCTTTATTTTGGCCCGGCGGGAATAGTGCAATTAGCTCATTTTCAGAATTTAGTTACTTTTTTTACTTTAGTTCCGAACGACGGCATAAGCCGGGGATTAATTAAATACCTAGCGGGGAATGATACACAATCCTTAACTTTTCGCACTTATTTCCGCTCCGGCTTTTATCTAACTCTTACCGTTTTCTTTGCCATAACCCTGTTGCTGGTAAGTGCCCGTTCCTTTTTTTTACCTTATTTTCCTTCTGGAGCTACGTGGCTAATTTTATTTTTAATTGGTGTTTTTTTATTGGTGTTGCAGAGTTTTTTAAACGCCGTGTTGCTGGCCCGGCAAAAAAATGGTTGGTTGTTAGTAGTTAATACCTTGGCGGCCTTGGGTGTGTTGGGCTACGTGGCTTTGGCGACCGGTAAAATACCTTTGCCTTATTTCTTAAATGGTTATCTGCTGCTTTTAGGTTGTATTGGCTTAATAACGGTGCCATTTAGCTTAAAAGGTCTGCCTAAAATTCCACTTTTTCAACCACGTATATCCAAGGCAGCCTGGCAACAATTAAGTAAGTTTATTTTAATGGCCGGCACTGTTATGCTCTTTTCCAAAGGTTTAGAATATTATATCCGGGATTATTCCATTCAACATTTTACGATTCAGCAAACCGGATTATGGCAAGGTGTGGTGCGTATTTCGGATAGTTATACGGCGGTGTATACGGCCGTACTCGCATTTGCCTTTTACCCGAAAGTCGCGGCCTTGCTCCAACAAGAACCAGAACTAAAATTGTTCGTGCGGCAAGCCTTAAAGTTATTAGCTCCGGTGGTAGCCGCTGGCTTGTGCTTGGTATATTTTACCCGCGATTATTTATTTACGTGGTTATTGAGCGCTCAATTTAAAGCCGCCGAAGCGTTCTTGCCTTTCCAACTTACCGGTGATTTTTGCAAATTAATATCCTGGCTGCTCGCGAATATTCTGGTAGCGCAAGCTAAATTTAAAATAACGCTGCTATTCGAAGCAATTAGTGCGTTTTTTTACCTGGGCTTTTTTTATTTTTTTACTCATTTATACGGTATTCAGGGCAATCCCATGGCGCATTGTGCGCATTATCTCATTTTCCTGCTGCTCAACCTTGTTTATTTTCGTAAACTGTTACTGGCATGA
- a CDS encoding GNAT family N-acetyltransferase produces MWKRLSSSRINKGYWDACVQSDPAGLVYALSWYLDAVAPAWEGWVKEENEQYTAVIPIVKRKIAGIPVITQPLLTQQLGLFTRDHSFSSAKPWQELLPAVFKSSTATEQYSFNSGNYQNLKYLLPLKERINLILPLASGYNTLKAAFRLNRIRDLQKAAATQLQVQTGNKLWPQVFELYQANVFPRLNKKHQLILKKIIPKLIEAATVRGCGLTFTVTLPSGQIVAGAFFIRHQNRLTYLLPAASEVGKKCGASTFLLDQVCQQFAGSKVILDFEGSAHSGIALFYKSFGAQCEGYGLLENYNFSLPLKLLYSLKGWLNKFNLPR; encoded by the coding sequence ATGTGGAAGCGGCTTTCCTCTTCCCGCATTAACAAAGGTTACTGGGATGCTTGTGTTCAGAGCGACCCAGCCGGATTGGTCTATGCTTTATCGTGGTACCTGGATGCGGTTGCTCCGGCTTGGGAAGGTTGGGTAAAAGAAGAAAATGAACAATACACGGCAGTTATCCCAATAGTGAAACGAAAAATAGCCGGAATTCCGGTTATTACGCAACCATTACTCACGCAGCAGTTGGGCTTATTTACCCGCGACCATTCTTTTTCTTCAGCAAAACCATGGCAAGAGTTATTGCCTGCGGTTTTTAAATCGAGCACAGCCACGGAGCAGTATAGTTTTAACTCTGGCAATTACCAAAATTTAAAGTATTTACTTCCTTTAAAAGAAAGAATTAACCTGATTTTACCTTTAGCTTCCGGTTACAACACTTTAAAAGCAGCTTTCCGTTTAAACCGTATCCGTGATTTGCAGAAGGCCGCCGCTACGCAGTTACAAGTACAAACTGGTAACAAACTTTGGCCGCAAGTTTTCGAATTATATCAAGCAAACGTATTTCCCCGCTTAAATAAAAAACACCAATTAATATTAAAAAAAATAATCCCAAAGTTGATTGAGGCGGCAACAGTCAGAGGCTGTGGACTCACGTTTACGGTTACTTTACCCTCCGGGCAAATAGTGGCGGGTGCTTTTTTTATCCGGCACCAAAACCGACTGACTTATTTGCTGCCGGCTGCTTCGGAGGTGGGAAAAAAATGCGGGGCCAGTACTTTTTTACTCGATCAGGTTTGCCAGCAATTTGCCGGCTCAAAGGTAATTTTAGATTTTGAAGGCAGTGCTCATTCGGGTATAGCTCTTTTTTACAAATCCTTCGGGGCTCAGTGCGAAGGATACGGTTTGCTGGAAAACTATAACTTTTCGCTACCTTTAAAATTGCTTTACTCCTTAAAGGGCTGGCTCAATAAATTTAATTTGCCCAGGTAA
- a CDS encoding sugar 3,4-ketoisomerase, whose amino-acid sequence MLEQLIYGPEPILFAADFTGNNQRGFIVSTQQAAKLPFTIQRVFWSFGVPDNLLKGNHAHRLDRKILIAVQGSITIETETNQIKNYILDSPFQALYVPALCWIKLQYTAGSILLALSSTDYAEQDYIYNYFEFKQLRQLANS is encoded by the coding sequence ATGTTGGAACAACTAATTTATGGACCGGAACCGATTTTATTTGCGGCTGATTTTACGGGTAATAACCAACGTGGTTTTATTGTTTCGACGCAACAAGCGGCAAAATTACCATTTACCATTCAGCGGGTATTCTGGTCGTTTGGAGTGCCCGATAATCTGCTGAAAGGGAATCACGCGCACCGTCTGGATCGTAAAATATTAATAGCTGTACAAGGTAGTATTACCATCGAGACTGAAACAAATCAAATAAAGAATTATATACTGGATTCTCCTTTTCAGGCGCTGTACGTGCCGGCTCTTTGCTGGATTAAGCTCCAGTATACGGCCGGTAGCATTTTGCTGGCTTTATCGTCTACGGATTATGCGGAGCAAGATTACATTTACAACTACTTCGAATTTAAGCAGTTGCGTCAATTAGCTAATTCTTAA
- a CDS encoding DegT/DnrJ/EryC1/StrS family aminotransferase, whose protein sequence is MMHVPFLSFTYQNTQIRSAIQEKSLRFLDSEKYVLGPEVTAFEKNYAAFNQTQYCIGVGNGLDALIICLETAGIKPGEEVIVPANTYIASWLAVSQVGAVPVPIEPEETTYNLDPTKIEAALTPKTKAIMPVHLYGQPCNMTALQAIADKHSLFIIEDNAQAHGARWAGQLTGSFGHINATSFYPTKNLGALGDGGAITTNHPDFNYQARLRRNYGSEIKNYNALIGRNSRLDELQAAYLNVKLPYVPTWNAARRQIAAYYFSYLNQVTKITLPAVLSAAEPVYHLFVIRTNHRDALQQYLRTHQIETAIHYPLPPHLQAAYQHLGYRKGAFPITEKLAQTCLSLPIWPGMTEETVQYVCGKIKDFFTKR, encoded by the coding sequence ATGATGCACGTACCTTTTTTATCCTTTACTTACCAGAACACACAAATCCGATCGGCTATTCAAGAGAAAAGCCTGCGTTTTTTGGATTCTGAAAAGTACGTTTTAGGTCCGGAAGTTACTGCTTTTGAAAAGAATTACGCTGCTTTCAATCAAACGCAATACTGCATTGGCGTTGGCAATGGCTTAGATGCCTTAATCATTTGCTTGGAAACAGCGGGCATAAAACCAGGGGAGGAAGTAATTGTACCAGCCAACACTTACATTGCCAGTTGGTTAGCCGTATCGCAGGTGGGTGCCGTGCCGGTGCCCATAGAGCCCGAAGAAACCACCTATAACCTCGATCCAACTAAAATAGAAGCGGCTCTTACTCCTAAAACCAAGGCTATTATGCCCGTGCATCTATACGGCCAACCTTGTAACATGACAGCCCTTCAGGCCATCGCCGATAAGCACAGCTTGTTTATAATCGAGGATAATGCGCAGGCGCACGGAGCTCGTTGGGCAGGGCAACTAACCGGCAGTTTCGGACATATTAATGCCACTAGTTTTTATCCCACTAAAAATTTAGGCGCCCTAGGCGATGGTGGGGCTATAACTACCAACCACCCGGATTTTAACTACCAGGCTCGTTTGCGGCGGAATTACGGATCCGAAATTAAAAATTATAACGCATTAATTGGCCGAAATTCCCGGCTCGATGAATTGCAAGCCGCTTATTTAAACGTAAAATTACCTTATGTACCAACTTGGAATGCTGCTCGCCGGCAAATAGCAGCCTATTATTTTAGTTATTTAAACCAGGTAACCAAAATTACATTACCGGCTGTATTATCCGCAGCCGAGCCGGTTTACCATTTATTTGTAATCCGGACGAACCACCGTGACGCCTTGCAGCAATATTTACGAACGCACCAGATTGAGACCGCTATTCATTACCCTTTGCCCCCGCACCTGCAAGCTGCTTACCAACATTTAGGGTACCGTAAAGGAGCCTTCCCGATTACCGAAAAACTAGCTCAAACCTGTTTAAGTTTACCTATTTGGCCGGGCATGACCGAGGAAACAGTCCAATATGTTTGCGGTAAGATCAAAGATTTTTTTACCAAGAGATGA